The DNA segment CGATGGCTTCGTGAACGTCTACAGACGCTGGCGGGGCAAGAAGGTGGCCGAGCCGTTGATGCCCTTGCCGATCGTGGCGATCTTCCGCGGAACCATCGATACCCTACTGGATGCCGTGGTACTCGGCGGAATCTCCATCGTGTTTCTGATTCACGCCCTTTATCTCTTCGCAGGGGAGCCCTTGCCAACGGCCTGGTTCGACGCGCTCATCTACAAGAACATCTACTGGTGGGGGCTGGATCTGATCGCGGACGGTCTGGTGCTGATCTACGTAGCGGGCACCTGGTATCTGCTAGCGGGTCTGATTTCTGGCCGGAAGCTGTTCATGGAGAATGTGGCACGCGCCGCACTACTCGTAGAATTGGTGGTGTCCTGGAATGTATGGGGCCATCACCTGCTCGCTGATCAACCGCAGTGGAACTGGATGAAGATCCTCTCGGGAGAGATGGTCACGGCCTTCGAGCTGGTTACTTCAGGCATTGCCATCTTCGTCACTCTCAAGACCCTGCACGACGCACGACCGCTGAAGATGACACCGCAGCTGAAATTCCTACTGGGCGGCATCCTCGGCTTTTCTCTGGGCGTGCCGGCGGGGATCATCCAGGCAGACCTCGGCATGAATCGCATTCTGCACAATACGCAGTGGGTGATCGGAGCTCACGCCCATATGCAACTACTGATCGGTCTCGGCATGACGCTGTATGCAGCGCTCTACGCCCTCTTCCCCATGCTCACAAACGACACTCCGCTGAAGAGCAAGTTCCTGACGAGCTTCCACTTCTGGGCGCATCTGATCGGCGGAATCGGAATGTCGGTCTGCATGGGGCTCGCAGGAATGGACGGTATGCTGCGCCGAACGATGTACGAAGCGGATCATCCCTTCAGGCTAGAGATGGTCGGCGCTGCCTTCTTCGGCAGCCTGATGGTCGCGGCCTACCTGGCCATGATGTACAACATCATCAACTCGATCGGAATCCGTGGCCTGATTGGGATCTTCGTCAACCTGCCGGCCGGTTCAGATGAGGGGGCCGAGGTCACGACAACCGCATAGCTCGTCTCTCGCATTCGATACGCTTGTGCCCGTCGGGATCACTCTCGACGGGCACAGTTGTTTGCAGGAGCGGTGAAGGCCGAGGTCTACCAGCGCTTTCGTTCGTCGAGGTTCAGGGGTGTGTGCTGCGCCAGTTCTTCTTCGGAAGGCGGATAGAAGATCTCGATCAGGATTGCTCCGAGAAGCCCGATCCCCGCCAGGCACATGAGGAGGAAGAGGGTCAGTTGCAGGGGAACCAGGACGAGCCAGCAGAGCCCTGCGGCGAGTATCAGCGCGGTCCTCAGCCGGAACGGAAGAATGTGGGAGTGTCTCACACTCGCCTCACTCATGTGTCCTGCCTCCTGTCTTCCCTCCAGACAGAGTCTGCCCAATAGACAGAGTCTGCCCAATTTGTCACAGGGACGCTCTTGGGCCGGCGACCTCGTTATCAAACCACAATTCGGGGGAAATCCCAACCATGGCCGCGGCTCACGACAATCTGGAGAGCAGTGGCGCAGCGAAATGGAGAGTAGACAGCCCGAGAGAGGCGCCTCGGCCCATCGCTCCTGGCAGGTACCGGGGCTAGACTGGCCACCCGCCCATGTCGATCGCAAAGGTCCAGAGCACGAGAACGCTTGCGCTACTTGCCATCCTGCTGCTGCTTCCGCGCTGTGGCCCCGGAACGCCAGCCGAGCTGTCGCCGGCCTTCGCCAAGACGACGAACCTCGGCATCGCTCATCTCGAAAACAGGAATTCGGCGAAGGCAGCCGAAGCGTTTGAGAAGGCCACCGAGCTGGCCCCGAAATCCGCTTTGGCGCAGCGAAATCTGGCGCGCGCCTATCTCTTGGATCGCCCCTCGGAGAAACTCCACCAGACGCTGGCGCGCGCACGCGAGCTCGAACCGGAAGCAGCCACCACCCACTACCTCACTGGGCTGGCTTTCTCACACGACTCGCGCTTCGAAGAAGCCATCGGACATTTCGAGGAGGCGGCCCGTCTCGATCCGCATACGACCGCCCTGCGCTTCCAGCTCGCGAGCGCCTACCAAGCCGCCGGTCGCCATGAGGGTGCCGTAGAGCAGCTGCGCGAGACAGTACGCCTCGATCCTCTACACACGGCAGCACACTATCGCCTGGTGGGCTACGTCCGTCGGGAAGGTGATCGTGAAGAACTCGAGCGGCGACAGCGAGAGCTTCTAAGGCTGCGCAATCTGGTTGGTGAGCAGGACCGTTCCCCCGACGCCCTTGAGCGCTGTATCCACACGCAAGCCGAGCCTGCGCTTCGCGCCGCGCCACAGGCTGCAGCTTCCAGCATCGCGGTTCGCTTCCAGAACGCAAGCCACGAGCTGGCGATTGCTGGCGCGGCTGCGAGCGCCGCTGTCCTGGAGGTCGACGAAAGTGGACGATATACGCTGCTGCTCGTTGAACCCAAGGGCCAACTGAGCTTGCTGCGACTGGGAGAGGACGGGAGATTTGTGAGAACTCCGGTGAATATCGAGGTTCCGCGCTCAATCATGGAGAGTGGGCCCGTTGTCACCATCGTTGGCGACTTCCACAACACTGTGCCCGAGGGTGTCCGCTACGACCCTTCTCTCCACGCGCGCAACGACGTCTTGATCCTGAGCCCCGGAGGTGCATTGCTGCTGGAGCAGGAACTTTCTGGCGGGTTTGATGATGTCACGACGCGAGCGGGGCTGTCGGATCTCACTGGCAATACCGCGCGCTGGGTGGACTATGAACACGACGGCGATGTCGATCTCGCGGTGGCGCGCCAGAGCGGCACAGAGCTCTGGCAGAACAGCGGCGATGGTCGTTTCAAGAACGTCACCACCGCCGCAGGCATTCGTGACGATGGAGCCGTGGTCGATCTCAGCGCCGCAGACCTCGACGGCGATGAGGCCATCGATCTCGTTCTCGCTCGCGGTGATCGACCCACACAGCTATTTGAGAACCAGCGTGTCGGCCAGTTCGCTGCCCGACCTGATCCTCCCGGCCCGTGGCCTCCCGCTCGCCATCTTCTGCTCGAGTACCTCGATGGCGATGAGTGGCCCGACGCGGTGCTCGTCGACGACACGAAGGTGCTGACTCTCCCGGGCGGTGGTGGGAAGCGTCAACACCTCGAACTGGGTGACCTGGAGCCGAGGGCCGCCACGCTGATCGACTATGACAATGATGGCCGGCTCGACCTCTGCGTTGCGGGCACACGGCTGGGCGGCGGGGCACTACGCCTGTGGCGCAATCTCGGGGACGGCAACTGGTGGGACGCCACCAGTGCCACAGAGTTGGCGTCCGCGGAGCTTTCGGCGGTGCACGATACCTTGGCGGCGGACTTCGACAACGATGGCGACAGCGATCTACTGCTGGTAACCGAAACTGGTCTGGAGCTGGTACGCAACGAGGGAGGCCAGCGAAACGGGCAGCTCAAGGTCAGACTCCAGGGCACCAAGACCAACCCCACAGGAATTGGCACTCGCGTGCAGGTCCGAGCGGGCAACTTCAGCACGGCGCGCTTGCTACACGCCCTTCCCATTGAGCTGGGTCTCGGTGACCATCGACAGCTCGACTCCGTGCAGACCGTGTGGACGAACGGAGTTGTGGACAACCAGATTGAGGCCTCTGCCTCCGATGGCGCGCTCACCATCGTCGAGCAGAACGTCGCTGCTGGTTCCTGCCCCTTTCTATACGCGTGGGATGGTCGGTCTTTCCGCTTTGTCACCGACTTGCTTGGAAACTCGCCCGTCGGGCTCTCGCTGCGGCGGGGCGAGGTGCTGGCCGCTGACCCGGATGAGTTCGTGCTGGTAGGAGACAGCAGCGAGCTGGTACCTCGCGGCAGCGCTTATGTGTTGGAGCTAACCGAGGAGCTTCGCGAAGTGCTCTACCTGGATCACGCTCGACTTGTGGCCGTAGACCACGACTTCGGTACCGAGGTCCATCCCACCGACCGCCTGATGCCACCACCATTTCCGCCCTCGGAGCTCTGGGCGCTACGCGAACGACGTTCACTTCGGAGCGCGCTAGGCGACGATGGCATCGATCGTACGGCTTCCGTGCTCGAGATCGATGGTGTCTTCGCACCGCCCGGCACCGGCTTGCCGCCGCCGCTTCGCGGCAAGACACAGGAACTCATTCTGAGCCTCGATTTCGGCCCACTCAAAGAGCTACAGCGGCCTGTGATGGCTCTGACTGGCTGGCTTCAGTATGGCGATGCAAGCACGAATATCGCGATGTCCCAGAACCCCAGCCTG comes from the bacterium genome and includes:
- a CDS encoding cbb3-type cytochrome c oxidase subunit I; the encoded protein is MLDASELTPLQRVSLRFAVISLLFYGLCIMEGMMMRGQQISFELMDADHYFALMGAHPMVGIFGGSFMLVFGAFYFLVPTLMKKSLYSQKLAEINWMTMAVGVVTVWMAGFAFRYGALYTNYWPLPVTEFKPIALLVFSLGNILIMTGVVIFCYNIFATVFSRSEGEEPMGPLLMSAVGIDGFVNVYRRWRGKKVAEPLMPLPIVAIFRGTIDTLLDAVVLGGISIVFLIHALYLFAGEPLPTAWFDALIYKNIYWWGLDLIADGLVLIYVAGTWYLLAGLISGRKLFMENVARAALLVELVVSWNVWGHHLLADQPQWNWMKILSGEMVTAFELVTSGIAIFVTLKTLHDARPLKMTPQLKFLLGGILGFSLGVPAGIIQADLGMNRILHNTQWVIGAHAHMQLLIGLGMTLYAALYALFPMLTNDTPLKSKFLTSFHFWAHLIGGIGMSVCMGLAGMDGMLRRTMYEADHPFRLEMVGAAFFGSLMVAAYLAMMYNIINSIGIRGLIGIFVNLPAGSDEGAEVTTTA
- a CDS encoding tetratricopeptide repeat protein; its protein translation is MSIAKVQSTRTLALLAILLLLPRCGPGTPAELSPAFAKTTNLGIAHLENRNSAKAAEAFEKATELAPKSALAQRNLARAYLLDRPSEKLHQTLARARELEPEAATTHYLTGLAFSHDSRFEEAIGHFEEAARLDPHTTALRFQLASAYQAAGRHEGAVEQLRETVRLDPLHTAAHYRLVGYVRREGDREELERRQRELLRLRNLVGEQDRSPDALERCIHTQAEPALRAAPQAAASSIAVRFQNASHELAIAGAAASAAVLEVDESGRYTLLLVEPKGQLSLLRLGEDGRFVRTPVNIEVPRSIMESGPVVTIVGDFHNTVPEGVRYDPSLHARNDVLILSPGGALLLEQELSGGFDDVTTRAGLSDLTGNTARWVDYEHDGDVDLAVARQSGTELWQNSGDGRFKNVTTAAGIRDDGAVVDLSAADLDGDEAIDLVLARGDRPTQLFENQRVGQFAARPDPPGPWPPARHLLLEYLDGDEWPDAVLVDDTKVLTLPGGGGKRQHLELGDLEPRAATLIDYDNDGRLDLCVAGTRLGGGALRLWRNLGDGNWWDATSATELASAELSAVHDTLAADFDNDGDSDLLLVTETGLELVRNEGGQRNGQLKVRLQGTKTNPTGIGTRVQVRAGNFSTARLLHALPIELGLGDHRQLDSVQTVWTNGVVDNQIEASASDGALTIVEQNVAAGSCPFLYAWDGRSFRFVTDLLGNSPVGLSLRRGEVLAADPDEFVLVGDSSELVPRGSAYVLELTEELREVLYLDHARLVAVDHDFGTEVHPTDRLMPPPFPPSELWALRERRSLRSALGDDGIDRTASVLEIDGVFAPPGTGLPPPLRGKTQELILSLDFGPLKELQRPVMALTGWLQYGDASTNIAMSQNPSLVVVPPTLEMELQNGQWLPVDVVVGMPAGKTKTIVIDLTNKLEEGVERLRLRTTFEIRWDRIALFERLPNSALEVRELLPTQAELRREDREFRLRFRSMTG